In a genomic window of Saccharothrix sp. HUAS TT1:
- a CDS encoding rhamnulokinase family protein: protein MSPVTGVFGAVDIGASGGRVVAGVVTGERTTLRVVHRFPNGVVERDGRLRWDFTALYREVLTGLRALARDFGAVTSLGVDTWAVDYGLLDEDGRLLAEPVSYRDGRTAGAVDRVHSRVSPEALYAVNGLQHLPFTTLYQLEAERSSPLWERAAHVVLLPDLLAYWLTGELRTEVTNASTTGLLDVRTRTWSPDLAADVPFPPLQEPGEVRGPLRPEVAAATGLPTTTPVTAVGSHDTASAVVALPADGSRFAYVSSGTWSLVGVELPDPVLTARARELNFTNEGGVDGRTRFLRNVGGLWLLQESLREWPGRDLADLLAEAGALPPGGPTVDVDDPGFIPPGDMPRRIAAAATGPLRTPAETARCVLDSLAVAYARTVDQAVALTGRDVDVIHVVGGGSRNDLLCRLTAALSGRRVTAGPAEATALGNVLVQARAHGAAPPTLEAIRSRLATTEPLRHHLP, encoded by the coding sequence ATGTCGCCCGTGACCGGGGTTTTCGGAGCCGTCGACATCGGCGCCTCGGGCGGGCGGGTGGTGGCCGGGGTGGTGACCGGCGAGCGGACCACCCTGCGCGTGGTGCACCGGTTCCCCAACGGCGTGGTCGAGCGCGACGGGCGCCTCCGCTGGGACTTCACCGCCCTGTACCGCGAGGTGCTGACGGGGCTGCGGGCGCTGGCCCGCGACTTCGGGGCCGTGACGTCCCTCGGCGTCGACACGTGGGCGGTGGACTACGGGCTGCTGGACGAGGACGGTCGGTTGCTCGCCGAGCCGGTGTCCTACCGGGACGGGCGCACGGCGGGCGCCGTCGACCGCGTGCACTCCCGGGTCTCCCCCGAGGCGCTGTACGCGGTGAACGGGTTGCAGCACCTGCCCTTCACGACGCTGTACCAGCTGGAGGCCGAGCGCTCGTCACCGCTGTGGGAGAGGGCGGCGCACGTCGTGCTGCTGCCGGACCTGCTGGCGTACTGGCTGACCGGCGAGCTGCGGACCGAGGTCACGAACGCCTCGACCACCGGCCTGCTGGACGTGCGGACGCGGACGTGGTCGCCGGACCTGGCCGCCGACGTGCCGTTCCCGCCGCTGCAGGAACCGGGCGAGGTGCGCGGCCCGCTGCGGCCGGAGGTGGCGGCGGCGACCGGCCTGCCGACCACGACGCCGGTCACGGCGGTCGGCTCGCACGACACCGCGTCCGCCGTGGTCGCCCTGCCCGCCGACGGCTCGCGCTTCGCCTACGTGTCCAGCGGGACGTGGTCGCTGGTCGGGGTGGAGCTGCCCGACCCGGTGCTGACCGCGCGGGCGCGGGAGCTGAACTTCACCAACGAGGGCGGCGTGGACGGCCGCACCAGGTTCCTGCGCAACGTCGGCGGCCTGTGGCTGCTCCAGGAGTCGCTGCGCGAGTGGCCCGGCCGGGACCTGGCCGACCTCCTGGCCGAGGCCGGGGCCCTGCCGCCGGGCGGCCCGACCGTGGACGTGGACGACCCGGGCTTCATCCCGCCCGGTGACATGCCCCGCCGGATCGCGGCCGCCGCCACCGGTCCCCTGCGCACGCCCGCCGAGACCGCCCGGTGCGTCCTCGACTCCCTGGCGGTCGCCTACGCCCGCACCGTCGACCAGGCCGTCGCCCTGACCGGCCGCGACGTCGACGTGATCCACGTCGTGGGCGGCGGCTCCCGCAACGACCTGCTGTGCCGCCTCACCGCCGCCCTCTCCGGCCGCCGCGTCACGGCGGGCCCGGCGGAGGCGACCGCCCTGGGCAACGTCCTGGTCCAGGCCCGTGCCCACGGCGCCGCACCACCCACCCTGGAAGCCATCCGCTCCCGCCTGGCCACCACCGAACCCCTCCG
- a CDS encoding DoxX family membrane protein — MPTRSEERTGSWRRVERWAVPGLRISIGVVFVWFGLLKVTGSSPVADLVGAAVPWVDQGFLVPALGWFEVVLGVVLLLGRLPRLALAVVAAHLAGTFLVFVQAPALVMTGGNPLLLTTNGEFVLKNAVLICAALVLLARAGARRAG, encoded by the coding sequence GTGCCGACCCGCTCGGAGGAGCGGACCGGCTCGTGGCGCCGGGTCGAGCGCTGGGCCGTCCCCGGCCTGCGGATCTCGATCGGCGTCGTGTTCGTCTGGTTCGGGCTGCTGAAGGTGACCGGCTCGTCGCCGGTCGCGGACCTCGTCGGCGCGGCCGTGCCGTGGGTCGACCAGGGGTTCCTGGTGCCCGCGCTGGGTTGGTTCGAGGTCGTGCTCGGGGTGGTGCTGCTGCTCGGCCGGCTGCCGCGGTTGGCGTTGGCCGTCGTGGCGGCACACCTGGCGGGGACGTTCCTGGTCTTCGTCCAGGCGCCCGCCCTCGTGATGACCGGGGGCAACCCCCTGCTGCTGACCACGAACGGCGAGTTCGTGCTGAAGAACGCGGTGCTCATCTGCGCCGCGCTGGTGCTGCTCGCCCGGGCCGGGGCGCGGCGGGCGGGTTAG